In Amycolatopsis solani, a single window of DNA contains:
- a CDS encoding ADP-ribosylglycohydrolase family protein — translation MRLTWARPEDLLPHELVQSAAEGKDVSAARARWIAAGGDPVPAVSGAGPAAPGLRPLARELLDSLDAPVSEPELVLPAAPALPRGSRGRELDAWTGRAAGCLLGKPVEKIPREGIEEILRATGRWPLDRWFTAVGLPGDVAARWPWNRRSAPTSLEENIDGMPEDDDLNYPMLALSLVEEHGRGFTTGDVAQLWLDNLPAGRVFTAERAAYRNLLDAREDTATHHNPFREWIGALIRADVFGWISPGDVPGAARMAAVDARLSHTRNGVYGAMWVAGLAAAAMVCDTVDEVLDAAMAAIPASSDLAKAVHFGRSAAGDGDVRSGLDRLYEAYGHLHWVHVLNNAATIAYALAKGGGEFGPSVAIAVTAGWDTDSAAATVGGVVGALSGVGEYWSKPLDGRIATSLPGGERRIADLAARTAALAGAGR, via the coding sequence GTGAGGCTGACCTGGGCCCGGCCCGAGGACCTGCTCCCGCACGAGCTGGTCCAGTCCGCCGCGGAGGGCAAGGACGTCTCCGCGGCGCGGGCGCGGTGGATCGCGGCGGGCGGCGATCCGGTGCCCGCGGTGAGCGGCGCGGGCCCGGCGGCGCCCGGGCTGCGGCCGCTGGCACGGGAACTGCTGGACTCGCTGGACGCCCCGGTGTCTGAACCGGAGCTCGTCCTGCCCGCGGCGCCCGCCCTGCCCCGCGGGTCCCGCGGCCGCGAACTCGACGCGTGGACCGGCCGGGCGGCGGGCTGCCTGCTCGGCAAGCCGGTGGAGAAGATCCCGCGCGAGGGGATCGAGGAGATCCTCCGGGCCACCGGCCGGTGGCCCCTCGACCGGTGGTTCACCGCGGTGGGGCTGCCCGGCGACGTCGCGGCGCGGTGGCCGTGGAACCGCCGGTCGGCGCCGACGTCGCTGGAGGAGAACATCGACGGGATGCCCGAGGACGACGACCTCAACTACCCGATGCTGGCGCTGTCACTGGTGGAAGAGCACGGCCGGGGGTTCACCACCGGCGACGTCGCCCAGCTGTGGCTGGACAACCTGCCCGCCGGGCGGGTCTTCACCGCCGAGCGCGCGGCGTACCGGAACCTGCTCGACGCGCGCGAGGACACCGCGACCCACCACAACCCGTTCCGGGAGTGGATCGGCGCGCTGATCCGCGCGGACGTCTTCGGCTGGATCAGCCCGGGCGACGTGCCGGGTGCGGCCCGGATGGCGGCGGTGGACGCCCGCCTGAGCCACACGCGCAACGGCGTGTACGGCGCGATGTGGGTCGCGGGCCTGGCCGCGGCCGCGATGGTGTGCGACACGGTCGACGAGGTCCTGGACGCGGCGATGGCGGCGATCCCGGCGTCGAGCGACCTGGCGAAGGCCGTCCACTTCGGACGTTCGGCGGCCGGGGACGGCGATGTCCGAAGTGGACTCGACCGGCTGTACGAGGCTTACGGGCACCTGCATTGGGTGCACGTGCTCAACAACGCAGCGACGATCGCGTACGCCCTCGCGAAGGGCGGCGGCGAGTTCGGGCCGAGCGTGGCGATCGCGGTGACGGCGGGCTGGGACACCGACTCGGCGGCCGCGACGGTCGGGGGAGTGGTGGGTGCGCTGAGCGGGGTCGGGGAGTACTGGAGCAAGCCCCTGGACGGCCGGATCGCCACGTCACTGCCCGGCGGGGAACGCCGGATCGCGGACCTCGCGGCCCGCACGGCGGCCCTCGCGGGAGCCGGCCGATGA
- a CDS encoding ADP-ribosylglycohydrolase family protein, producing the protein MTWLEDRAVAVITGAAVGDALGGATEGWTPEQIEERHGGRVTGVVGPWYPDWRTARPIAPYHKGDGHVTDDTLMTRALVEVYAKRRAHLDAYAMAEDLVPLMIGEPRWVPELESTALLLQRVFLAEKWIVARLHYGHVDPREAGVGNVVNCGAAMYVAPVGVVNAGDPRAAYAEAIDLTGAHQSSYGREAAGVLAAMVAAAVAPGATLDDVVAAALDVAHDGTAAAVRAVVETFGDRSVPPGTDGEERALAALVRETVAPFDSVGPRYREMSMDARRPSRTKSIEELPAALAFVLAHKGDFRGAVLAAVNYGRDADSIAVMAAAICAGLGGTAVVPAEWVDEIGDASRMDLRETGHLLASAAVDILKADRERAAARAAFLEATA; encoded by the coding sequence GTGACCTGGCTGGAAGACCGGGCCGTCGCGGTGATCACCGGTGCGGCCGTCGGGGACGCCCTCGGCGGCGCCACCGAAGGGTGGACACCCGAGCAGATCGAAGAACGGCACGGCGGCCGGGTGACCGGTGTCGTCGGGCCGTGGTACCCGGATTGGCGGACGGCCCGCCCGATCGCGCCTTACCACAAGGGCGACGGGCACGTCACCGACGACACCCTCATGACGCGGGCGCTCGTCGAGGTGTACGCGAAGCGCCGTGCACACCTCGACGCGTACGCGATGGCCGAAGACCTGGTGCCGCTCATGATCGGCGAGCCGCGCTGGGTACCGGAGCTGGAGTCGACCGCGCTGCTGCTGCAGCGGGTCTTCCTCGCGGAGAAGTGGATCGTCGCGAGGCTCCACTACGGACACGTCGACCCGCGCGAAGCGGGCGTGGGCAACGTGGTCAACTGCGGCGCGGCGATGTACGTCGCCCCGGTGGGCGTGGTCAACGCGGGTGATCCGCGGGCCGCGTACGCCGAGGCGATCGACCTGACCGGCGCGCACCAGTCCAGCTACGGCCGCGAGGCGGCGGGCGTGCTGGCCGCGATGGTGGCGGCCGCCGTCGCCCCGGGCGCGACGCTCGACGACGTCGTGGCGGCCGCGCTGGACGTGGCCCACGACGGGACCGCGGCGGCGGTGCGCGCGGTCGTGGAGACCTTCGGTGACCGGTCCGTCCCCCCGGGCACCGACGGGGAAGAACGTGCGCTGGCGGCTCTCGTCCGCGAGACCGTCGCGCCGTTCGACTCGGTCGGGCCGCGCTACCGGGAGATGTCGATGGACGCACGCCGGCCGTCGCGGACGAAGTCGATCGAGGAGCTGCCCGCCGCGCTGGCGTTCGTGCTGGCGCACAAGGGCGACTTCCGCGGCGCGGTGCTGGCGGCGGTGAACTACGGCCGCGACGCCGACTCGATCGCCGTGATGGCGGCGGCGATCTGCGCGGGTCTCGGCGGGACGGCCGTGGTCCCCGCGGAGTGGGTCGACGAGATCGGCGATGCGAGCCGGATGGACCTGCGTGAGACCGGGCACCTGCTGGCTTCGGCGGCGGTGGACATCCTGAAGGCCGACCGCGAGCGGGCCGCCGCGCGCGCCGCGTTCCTGGAGGCGACGGCGTGA
- a CDS encoding ABC transporter substrate-binding protein, with product MKTRRTLVAGALTAVGLLLTACGGGGSGDGGDGPVSLTFQSLSDQPAAIAATQKIVGDWNKAHPDVQVKIVPAGWDGVYDKLITQFNAGSAPDIVHYEAAGIAPFATDGFLADLTPYLSAEKRADIPKGVLDSVTVDGKVIAQPTELQSYVVFANKTQLQQAGVTIPTGASMTWDQLREIAKAATKDGKFGLGWGLSSPTAAFVALAPGFGGKYFEGTGNDAKLTAGPGEQALPQLVDAMAHQDKSILPVTLTQSGTKALAPFYAGQIAMTVQGSYQAANIAKDAPKGFDWVVLPPLAGSAGPAQAANPQTLSVNKDSAHVKEAAEFVDFFTGTENLAAINEADALIPPTTSARQALATKLAGKNGWDAILASGEHLTSAPYLFAGKYAQWKDTVATPAYQQFLAQKIDAAGLAKQLEDGWKNVSK from the coding sequence ATGAAGACACGACGCACACTGGTCGCCGGCGCACTGACGGCCGTCGGACTGCTGCTCACCGCCTGCGGTGGCGGGGGCAGCGGCGACGGCGGGGACGGTCCGGTCTCCCTCACCTTCCAGTCCCTGTCCGACCAGCCCGCCGCCATCGCCGCGACGCAGAAGATCGTCGGCGACTGGAACAAGGCGCACCCGGACGTGCAGGTCAAGATCGTGCCGGCGGGCTGGGACGGCGTCTACGACAAGCTGATCACCCAGTTCAACGCCGGTTCGGCGCCGGACATCGTGCACTACGAGGCGGCCGGCATCGCGCCCTTCGCCACGGACGGCTTCCTCGCCGACCTCACGCCGTACCTCTCGGCGGAGAAGCGCGCGGACATCCCGAAGGGCGTCCTCGACTCGGTCACGGTCGACGGCAAGGTGATCGCCCAGCCGACCGAGCTGCAGTCCTATGTGGTCTTCGCGAACAAGACCCAGCTGCAGCAGGCCGGCGTCACGATCCCGACCGGTGCCTCGATGACGTGGGACCAGCTGCGCGAGATCGCCAAGGCGGCCACCAAGGACGGCAAGTTCGGCCTCGGCTGGGGCCTGTCGAGCCCGACGGCGGCGTTCGTCGCGCTGGCGCCCGGGTTCGGCGGCAAGTACTTCGAGGGCACCGGCAACGACGCCAAGCTGACGGCCGGGCCGGGGGAGCAGGCGCTGCCGCAGCTCGTCGACGCGATGGCGCACCAGGACAAATCGATCCTGCCCGTCACGCTGACGCAGTCCGGCACGAAGGCGCTGGCGCCGTTCTACGCGGGGCAGATCGCGATGACCGTGCAGGGGTCCTACCAGGCGGCCAACATCGCCAAGGACGCGCCGAAGGGCTTCGACTGGGTGGTCCTGCCGCCGCTGGCCGGCTCGGCCGGGCCCGCGCAGGCCGCGAACCCGCAGACGCTGTCGGTGAACAAGGACTCGGCGCACGTCAAGGAGGCCGCGGAGTTCGTGGACTTCTTCACCGGGACCGAAAACCTGGCCGCGATCAACGAAGCCGACGCCCTGATCCCGCCGACGACGTCGGCGCGCCAGGCACTGGCCACCAAGCTCGCCGGGAAGAACGGCTGGGACGCGATCCTGGCCTCCGGTGAGCACCTGACCTCGGCGCCCTACCTGTTCGCCGGGAAGTACGCGCAGTGGAAGGACACCGTCGCGACGCCGGCCTACCAGCAGTTCCTCGCCCAGAAGATCGACGCGGCCGGCCTCGCGAAGCAGCTCGAGGACGGCTGGAAGAACGTCAGCAAGTGA
- a CDS encoding carbohydrate ABC transporter permease yields MRVLVRPAQYFALALYILFLGFPVLWLVSASVKSSGELNSLTVSLLPSEWHWDNYSEALDKQGLIRSAANSLIVALASTALSVLIAVPAAYVLARLKGKVRAAGVGWILVSQVFPVVLIILPLFLILRTLGLADNLAGLTLVHTTYMLPFALWMLQGYVAAIPVELEEAGAVDGASRLTVLRTIVFPLLAPGVVATAMFSFVSSWNEFFFALVLLQSPENYTLPITLTMFVGGEGKVALGPLAAGAVLAAIPSIVFFGILRKKLTGGLMAGAVKG; encoded by the coding sequence ATGCGCGTCCTCGTGCGCCCGGCGCAGTACTTCGCCCTCGCGCTCTACATCCTGTTCCTCGGCTTTCCCGTGCTGTGGCTCGTCTCCGCGTCGGTGAAGTCGTCGGGCGAGCTGAACTCCCTGACGGTGAGCCTGCTGCCGAGCGAATGGCACTGGGACAACTACTCCGAGGCGCTCGACAAGCAGGGCCTGATCCGGTCCGCGGCCAACAGCCTGATCGTCGCGCTGGCCTCGACCGCGCTGTCGGTCCTCATCGCCGTGCCCGCGGCCTACGTCCTCGCGCGGCTCAAGGGCAAGGTGCGCGCGGCCGGCGTCGGGTGGATCCTGGTCAGCCAGGTGTTCCCGGTGGTGCTGATCATCCTGCCGCTGTTCCTCATCCTGCGGACGCTGGGCCTGGCCGACAACCTCGCCGGCCTGACGCTCGTGCACACGACGTACATGCTGCCGTTCGCGCTGTGGATGCTGCAGGGCTACGTCGCCGCGATCCCGGTGGAACTCGAGGAAGCCGGGGCGGTGGACGGCGCGAGCCGGCTGACCGTGCTGCGCACGATCGTCTTCCCGCTGCTCGCGCCCGGCGTGGTCGCGACCGCGATGTTCAGCTTCGTCTCGTCGTGGAACGAATTCTTCTTCGCACTGGTGCTGCTGCAGTCGCCGGAGAACTACACCCTGCCCATCACCCTCACCATGTTCGTCGGCGGGGAGGGCAAAGTCGCCCTCGGCCCGCTCGCCGCGGGCGCCGTGCTCGCGGCCATCCCCAGCATCGTCTTCTTCGGCATCCTGCGGAAGAAGCTCACCGGCGGCCTGATGGCCGGGGCGGTGAAGGGATGA
- a CDS encoding carbohydrate ABC transporter permease, whose protein sequence is MTATLTRPAPSAGKKKPVLARTRRREAIALVLPSLIPILVLSVAPLVVGIFLAFTDARLVRHPDYGFAGVDNFVRLAGNDLFWDSLRIGLIWTVGVTLLQLAAAMGLALLLNSGLKLQGLTRVLALIPWAMPPVVVAIMWQMIYSANGGPLNAFLGGVGLPDDVNWLGDFSTALPAVIVVGVWVGMPQTTVTLLAGLQQIPAELHEAASVDGAGAWRRFTAVTWPSLRPIVTSITSLNFIWNFNSFSLVYVLTAGGPGGKTMVPVLFIYLEAFKNREIGRAAAMGLVLVVVVVLILAVYLRSQFRDDRAAKGR, encoded by the coding sequence ATGACCGCGACCTTGACCCGCCCGGCGCCCTCGGCCGGGAAGAAGAAGCCCGTCCTGGCCCGCACCCGGCGGCGCGAGGCGATCGCGCTGGTGCTGCCGTCGCTGATCCCGATCCTCGTGCTCAGCGTCGCCCCGCTGGTCGTCGGCATCTTCCTCGCCTTCACCGACGCGCGCCTGGTGCGCCACCCCGACTACGGCTTCGCCGGCGTCGACAACTTCGTCCGGCTCGCCGGCAACGACCTGTTCTGGGACTCGCTGCGGATCGGCCTGATCTGGACCGTCGGGGTGACGCTGCTCCAGCTGGCCGCCGCGATGGGACTGGCGCTGCTGCTGAACTCCGGGCTGAAACTGCAGGGCCTGACGCGGGTCCTGGCGCTCATCCCGTGGGCGATGCCGCCGGTCGTCGTGGCGATCATGTGGCAGATGATCTACTCCGCCAACGGCGGCCCGCTCAACGCCTTCCTCGGCGGCGTCGGCCTGCCCGACGACGTCAACTGGCTCGGCGACTTCTCGACCGCGCTGCCCGCGGTGATCGTCGTCGGCGTCTGGGTCGGCATGCCGCAGACCACGGTGACGCTCCTGGCCGGCCTGCAGCAGATCCCGGCCGAACTGCACGAGGCCGCATCGGTCGACGGGGCGGGTGCGTGGCGGCGGTTCACCGCGGTGACGTGGCCCAGCCTGCGCCCGATCGTCACCTCGATCACGTCGCTGAACTTCATCTGGAACTTCAACTCGTTCTCGCTGGTCTACGTCCTCACCGCGGGCGGCCCGGGCGGGAAGACGATGGTGCCGGTGCTGTTCATCTACCTGGAAGCCTTCAAGAACCGCGAAATCGGCCGCGCCGCCGCGATGGGCCTCGTGCTCGTCGTCGTGGTGGTCCTGATCCTCGCCGTCTACCTGCGGTCGCAGTTCCGCGACGACCGTGCCGCGAAGGGGCGGTGA
- a CDS encoding LacI family DNA-binding transcriptional regulator, producing MTSTRATLLQVAERAGVSLASTSRALHGTGASPAMVERVRAAAAELGYSADAIGRSLRLKKTFQVAFAVADIGNPVYVEMMRAIHEVLEPHGYRVVVMTTGDTATSTTELVRSLNSGFVDGMIVSPLRTDDRLIREIQQAPVPVVVIGRALDDRGISSVSTDSAGGIGAAVAHLHAIGRRRVGFLNGPLDTTPGASRQRGFDAATETTAFERVDQEIAADFTVTAGLEAARTLLARQSLDALVAANDLLAIGAIRAVREKGLSVPGDVAITGMDDTELGRVFQPSLTSVSLGSTERGRAAARIMLQLADYPDHDAQQITVGPQLRVRESTGGAQ from the coding sequence ATGACGTCAACACGCGCCACGCTGCTGCAGGTGGCCGAGCGCGCCGGGGTGTCACTGGCCTCGACCTCCCGGGCGCTGCACGGGACGGGCGCGAGCCCGGCGATGGTCGAGCGGGTCCGCGCCGCGGCCGCCGAGCTCGGCTACAGCGCGGACGCGATCGGGCGGTCGCTGCGGCTGAAGAAGACCTTCCAGGTCGCCTTCGCCGTCGCGGACATCGGCAACCCCGTCTACGTCGAGATGATGCGGGCCATCCACGAAGTCCTCGAACCGCACGGCTACCGCGTCGTCGTGATGACCACCGGTGACACCGCGACCTCGACCACCGAGCTCGTCCGCAGCCTCAACAGCGGCTTCGTCGACGGCATGATCGTCAGCCCGCTGCGGACCGACGACCGGCTCATCCGCGAGATCCAGCAGGCCCCCGTTCCGGTCGTGGTGATCGGGCGGGCACTGGACGACCGGGGGATCAGCTCGGTCTCCACCGACTCCGCCGGCGGGATCGGCGCTGCCGTGGCCCACCTGCACGCCATCGGCCGCCGCCGGGTCGGGTTCCTCAACGGGCCGCTCGACACCACGCCGGGCGCGTCCCGCCAGCGCGGCTTCGACGCCGCCACCGAGACGACCGCCTTCGAGCGGGTGGACCAGGAGATCGCCGCCGACTTCACCGTCACCGCCGGGCTCGAAGCCGCCCGGACGCTGCTCGCTCGCCAGAGCCTTGACGCGCTCGTCGCGGCCAACGACCTGCTCGCCATCGGCGCGATCCGCGCGGTCCGTGAGAAAGGCCTTTCCGTACCCGGCGACGTCGCGATCACCGGCATGGACGACACCGAGCTCGGCCGGGTCTTCCAGCCGAGCCTGACCAGCGTGTCCCTCGGCTCGACCGAACGCGGGCGCGCCGCCGCCCGGATCATGCTGCAGCTCGCCGACTACCCGGACCACGACGCGCAGCAGATCACCGTCGGCCCGCAGCTGCGGGTCCGTGAATCGACGGGAGGTGCGCAATGA
- a CDS encoding FtsX-like permease family protein, with translation MIRRWVADFGLGMRLALGGGGVRTAWARLALTAAGVGLGVVVLLAATSLPHMLGARSDRSAGRMAVAAAVDGVDPVYAVDRNDEFRGRGLQGHVVQPTGPRLPAAPGVGRLPGPGEAVLSPALAGLLRSPDGELLRPRFPERVIGTIGDAGLTGPNELYFYVGSAAVATQPGAELVSGFGGEPLRRGLDPLQLLLVVVGATTCLVPVFVFVVTSTRLAAASRDRRLAALRLVGADRGQVRRIAAGEALLGSFAGLVVGGVLFLLVRLLVPLITVSAFRGGIFAADVVPDWRLGVPALLALPLLACAAAVFALRRVVVEPLGVVRRGTRLRRKLWWRLVPAVAGGVLLAVRAGTGDALDPAVIAGVVLVLTAVPLVLPWLVERVAGVLHGGSPAWLLAVRRLQLDSATAARLVGGIAVVLAGSIALQGVYARVERDEPPVGDVRVMATAFVTSLADVDAFTAALHALPGLAGVPVETRGLVRTAAGERSSIVVETCAELAIAGCRDGDVYATGPGAPGPGDQVRFAGTGPPQWTVPADRYHVHSGETPGLRVTPGALRTATSIGLSSNARIPAAGPDVVEQVRNIVGWKGIVASLGTERDGTYAFLTRVLSVGSVLVLLLAAGSLLIAAWEQLRERRRSLAALMANGVGRGVLARSLVWQLAIPVAVAVVVAVLAGLGLDWLLLTMVVHRPMAADLAMIGVLTATAAAAVLVVTAATLPVLWRTASLEQLREE, from the coding sequence ATGATCCGCCGCTGGGTCGCCGACTTCGGGCTCGGGATGCGGCTCGCGCTCGGCGGTGGTGGGGTGCGGACCGCGTGGGCGCGTCTCGCCCTCACCGCCGCCGGGGTGGGGCTCGGCGTTGTCGTGCTGCTCGCCGCCACCTCGCTGCCGCACATGCTCGGGGCTCGTTCCGATCGCTCCGCCGGGCGGATGGCCGTCGCCGCGGCCGTCGACGGGGTGGATCCCGTCTACGCCGTCGATCGGAACGACGAGTTCCGCGGGCGGGGCCTCCAAGGCCACGTCGTGCAGCCGACCGGGCCGCGGCTGCCGGCCGCACCCGGGGTCGGACGGCTGCCCGGGCCCGGTGAGGCCGTGCTTTCGCCCGCGCTCGCCGGCCTCCTGCGGTCGCCGGACGGGGAGCTGCTGCGGCCGCGCTTTCCGGAGCGGGTGATCGGCACCATCGGCGACGCCGGGCTGACCGGGCCGAACGAGCTGTACTTCTACGTCGGCTCCGCGGCCGTCGCCACGCAGCCCGGCGCCGAGCTCGTCAGCGGGTTCGGCGGCGAACCACTGCGGCGGGGGCTCGATCCGCTCCAGCTGCTCCTGGTCGTGGTCGGGGCGACGACCTGCCTCGTGCCGGTGTTCGTCTTCGTCGTCACCAGCACCCGGCTCGCCGCCGCCTCGCGCGACCGGCGGCTGGCCGCGCTGCGGCTGGTCGGTGCGGACCGCGGCCAGGTGCGCCGGATCGCCGCCGGTGAAGCGCTGCTCGGGTCGTTCGCCGGGCTCGTCGTCGGCGGGGTGCTGTTCCTGCTCGTGCGCTTGCTCGTCCCGCTGATCACCGTGTCCGCCTTCCGCGGCGGCATCTTCGCCGCCGACGTCGTGCCCGACTGGCGGCTCGGCGTCCCCGCGCTGCTGGCGTTGCCGCTGCTGGCCTGCGCGGCGGCCGTCTTCGCGCTGCGGCGGGTCGTCGTCGAGCCGCTCGGAGTCGTCCGGCGCGGGACGCGGCTGCGGCGGAAACTGTGGTGGCGCTTGGTACCCGCGGTCGCCGGCGGGGTGCTGCTGGCCGTGCGGGCCGGGACCGGAGACGCGCTCGACCCCGCCGTGATCGCCGGCGTCGTGCTCGTCCTCACGGCCGTGCCGCTCGTGCTGCCGTGGCTCGTCGAGCGCGTCGCGGGCGTGCTCCACGGCGGTTCGCCCGCCTGGCTGCTGGCCGTGCGGCGGCTCCAGCTCGACAGCGCGACGGCGGCGCGCCTGGTCGGCGGTATCGCCGTCGTGCTGGCCGGATCCATTGCGCTGCAAGGGGTCTACGCACGCGTGGAGCGCGACGAGCCGCCGGTGGGTGACGTCCGGGTGATGGCCACGGCGTTCGTCACGAGCCTCGCCGACGTCGACGCGTTCACCGCCGCCCTGCACGCCCTGCCCGGGCTGGCCGGTGTCCCGGTGGAAACCCGGGGACTGGTGCGGACCGCGGCGGGGGAGCGGTCCTCGATCGTCGTGGAGACGTGCGCCGAGCTCGCGATCGCGGGCTGCCGCGACGGCGACGTCTACGCGACGGGCCCCGGGGCGCCCGGTCCGGGTGACCAGGTCCGGTTCGCCGGGACCGGCCCTCCACAGTGGACGGTCCCGGCGGACCGCTACCACGTGCACTCCGGCGAAACACCGGGACTGCGCGTCACGCCGGGCGCGCTGCGCACCGCGACGAGCATCGGGCTGAGCTCCAACGCGCGGATCCCCGCCGCCGGACCCGATGTGGTGGAGCAGGTGCGCAACATCGTGGGCTGGAAGGGGATCGTCGCCTCGCTGGGGACCGAACGGGACGGTACCTACGCTTTCCTCACGCGGGTGCTGTCGGTGGGCTCGGTCCTGGTGCTGCTGCTCGCCGCGGGCAGCCTGCTGATCGCGGCGTGGGAACAGCTCCGCGAACGCAGGCGCAGTCTCGCCGCGCTGATGGCGAACGGCGTCGGACGCGGCGTGCTCGCGCGGTCCTTGGTGTGGCAGCTGGCGATCCCGGTGGCGGTGGCGGTCGTCGTCGCCGTGCTCGCCGGGCTCGGGCTCGACTGGCTGCTGCTCACCATGGTGGTGCACCGCCCGATGGCGGCCGACCTGGCGATGATCGGCGTGCTGACGGCGACCGCGGCCGCCGCCGTGCTGGTGGTGACCGCCGCGACACTGCCGGTGCTGTGGCGGACCGCCAGTCTGGAACAGTTGCGGGAAGAGTAG
- a CDS encoding ABC transporter ATP-binding protein — MSAVVLEAADVRKAYGPTDALAGASLRVHAGEVVALMGPSGAGKSTLLHCLAGIVRPDGGTVRYDGADLAGLTDRARSALRRTDFGFVFQFGQLVPELTCLENVALPLRLNGVRGRVAAERARAMLAELDLTGIERKRPGEVSGGQGQRVAVARALVTTPRVVFADEPTGALDSLNGEQVMQLLTTAARDRAAAVVLVTHEARVAAYSDREVVVRDGRTRQLEATR, encoded by the coding sequence GTGAGCGCCGTGGTGCTGGAAGCGGCGGACGTCCGGAAGGCCTACGGGCCGACCGACGCGCTGGCCGGGGCGAGCCTGCGGGTGCACGCGGGGGAGGTCGTGGCGCTGATGGGGCCGTCGGGGGCGGGCAAGTCGACGCTGTTGCACTGCCTGGCCGGGATCGTCCGGCCGGACGGCGGCACGGTCCGCTACGACGGCGCCGACCTGGCCGGCCTGACCGACCGGGCACGCTCGGCGTTGCGGCGCACCGACTTCGGCTTCGTGTTCCAGTTCGGGCAGCTGGTGCCGGAGCTGACGTGCCTGGAGAACGTGGCCCTGCCGCTGCGGCTGAACGGCGTCCGCGGCCGGGTCGCGGCGGAGCGGGCCCGCGCGATGCTGGCGGAGCTCGACCTGACGGGCATCGAGCGGAAGCGCCCGGGCGAGGTGTCCGGCGGCCAGGGCCAGCGCGTCGCGGTGGCCCGCGCCCTGGTGACCACCCCGCGCGTGGTGTTCGCCGACGAGCCGACGGGAGCCCTGGATTCCCTCAACGGCGAGCAGGTGATGCAGCTGTTGACGACCGCAGCCCGCGACCGCGCCGCGGCGGTGGTCTTGGTGACGCACGAGGCGCGGGTGGCGGCGTACTCGGACCGCGAGGTAGTCGTCCGCGACGGCCGCACCCGTCAGCTGGAGGCGACCCGATGA
- a CDS encoding PadR family transcriptional regulator, translating to MSIGLTLLGLLEGGPRHGYDLKRAYDDRFGHDRRVHYGQVYSTLARLLKQGLVEADGVEVDGGPERKRYAITDAGVADVGAWLGTPEKPDAYLQNTLYTKVVLALLSGRPAAEVLDVQRSAHLDAMRELTRRKTAGDLVDQLICDHALFHLEADLRWLELTAARLDQLAKEIA from the coding sequence ATGTCGATCGGACTCACCTTGCTCGGGCTGCTCGAGGGCGGCCCCCGGCACGGCTACGACCTGAAACGCGCGTACGACGACCGGTTCGGGCACGACCGCCGGGTGCACTACGGCCAGGTCTATTCGACCCTCGCGCGGCTGCTGAAGCAGGGGCTCGTCGAGGCCGACGGCGTCGAGGTCGACGGCGGCCCCGAGCGGAAGCGCTACGCGATCACCGACGCGGGGGTCGCCGACGTCGGTGCCTGGCTCGGGACGCCGGAGAAGCCCGACGCGTACCTGCAGAACACGCTGTACACGAAGGTGGTGCTCGCGCTGCTGTCCGGGCGGCCGGCCGCCGAGGTCCTCGACGTCCAGCGGTCGGCGCACCTCGACGCCATGCGCGAGCTGACCCGCCGCAAGACCGCGGGCGACCTCGTCGACCAGCTGATCTGCGACCACGCGCTGTTCCACCTGGAGGCCGACCTCCGCTGGCTGGAACTGACCGCGGCCCGGCTCGACCAGCTGGCGAAGGAGATCGCGTGA